The Streptomyces griseiscabiei genome includes a window with the following:
- a CDS encoding WD40 repeat domain-containing protein, which produces MDALSHDSGARTAFAERLALLYKEAGNPPLKSVSESVVRLQRADERGRPVRVSAQRISDWRRARNVPAQFAALAAVLHVLIPEARRARPVPVSKGLYDMAQWQRLWERALADPVGERPADADSVSVSGTATAESQGGEPSPGEGPPLPGGVCPYRGLASYRQQDARWFFGRERSTDALVELLRAAGRTGGLVMLVGASGAGKSSLLNAGLVPAVRGGALDDDGGGDGPVPTAAERPARGQVLQFVPGADPVGELTRRIPELGRVVSAAYEPGTPMFAEAVREAVAAWARRGAAAPEDGGVPSADAPEGAAAPRPVLIVDQFEEAFTLSSDEADRRTLVQLLTAACTPGEEGGAAPLVVVLGVRADFYEQCLGYPELADALQHRHMVLGPLTTAELREAVTGPAKAVGLEMEPGLAELIVREVSADGPRGAHDAGVLPLLSHALLVTWQRRKAGRLTLAGYRAAGGIQGAVAATAERAWSGLDPAARTAARLVLLRLVRLNEDTQATRRRGTRRQLADGSADPAKTEESLEAMARARLLTLDAETVEITHEALLHAWPRLRGWIDEGRNDHLLRQRLEEDGRAWEDSERDSSLLYRGSRLEQAHSWAKATKDAGDTFLTRSAVEFLAASVRLRRRTVRIRRSAVAALVAFALVAVGSAVVAWQQRNDAVFEQVVAQADRVQYSDPSLSAQLDLVAHGLRPDDEGTNNRLVSIVNAPLATPALGHGGAVYLTSFSPDGKHLATASYDRTVRLWDVADPSRPEALGKPLTGHGSWVSSAVFAPDGRTLASAGDDGTIRLWDVRDPRAPRTLGAPLTGHDGTIFLIAFSPDGRTLASVGEDRTVRLWDVSDPARATALGAPLTGHSAPVRAVAFSPDGKTLATGGDDDTIRLWDVADPRDPESLGTALKGHTSLVHSLAFSPDGRTLASGSSDNTVRLWDVARPRRASALGTPLTGHTGPVWSVAFSPDGRLLAAASADSTASLWNVADPAFPSQVGEPLSGASGEMFALGFSPDGRTLATGSGDSKVRLWSVPTADMVGRGGVFRPDGRVLATAGRDGRIRLWNVARPGRPVLLGKPFTPRDPGNRSLAFSPDGRTLSVVAGNRALYLWDVGDPARPVLRGSPLPLRIRYTDAQAYSPDGRVLATSYGDHDVQLWDVSDPSRPTSLGKPLTGHKGYILALVFGPDGRTLASGSADGTIRLWNVADPARSTRLDGPLTAHRGAVSDLVFSPDGRTLASGGGDDTVRLWDVSDPGRTAPLGSPLVGHTESVVSLTFSPDGRTLASGGNDSTVHLWDVARPADASPIGQAMSPNAKTGQFLSFSPDSHMLGVSSGADTVRLWNLDVDDAVRHICSTTRGVLTREKWDEYLPRLSYEPPCAGA; this is translated from the coding sequence GTGGATGCCTTGAGTCATGACTCAGGGGCACGCACGGCCTTCGCGGAACGTCTCGCGCTGCTGTACAAGGAAGCGGGCAATCCTCCTCTCAAGAGTGTTTCCGAGTCGGTCGTCCGGCTGCAGCGGGCCGATGAACGCGGGCGGCCCGTGCGGGTGTCCGCCCAGCGGATCAGTGACTGGCGGCGGGCCAGGAACGTGCCGGCGCAGTTCGCGGCCCTCGCCGCCGTGCTGCACGTACTGATTCCCGAGGCCCGGCGGGCACGGCCCGTTCCGGTGTCCAAGGGGCTGTACGACATGGCCCAGTGGCAGCGGCTGTGGGAGCGGGCGCTCGCCGATCCCGTCGGGGAACGCCCGGCGGACGCGGATTCCGTGTCCGTGTCCGGCACGGCGACGGCCGAGTCCCAGGGCGGCGAGCCCTCTCCCGGCGAGGGCCCGCCCCTTCCCGGTGGCGTCTGCCCCTACCGGGGGCTGGCCTCGTACCGGCAGCAGGACGCCCGCTGGTTCTTCGGACGCGAGCGGAGCACCGACGCGCTCGTCGAGCTGTTGCGCGCGGCGGGGCGCACGGGTGGGCTCGTGATGCTCGTGGGTGCTTCGGGCGCCGGGAAGTCCTCCCTGCTGAACGCCGGTCTGGTGCCCGCGGTGCGCGGCGGCGCCCTGGACGACGACGGCGGCGGCGACGGCCCGGTCCCGACGGCGGCCGAGCGGCCCGCGCGTGGGCAGGTGCTCCAGTTCGTGCCGGGCGCCGATCCGGTCGGGGAGCTGACCCGGCGGATACCGGAGCTGGGGCGGGTCGTGTCCGCCGCCTACGAGCCCGGTACGCCGATGTTCGCGGAAGCGGTACGGGAGGCCGTCGCGGCGTGGGCGCGCCGGGGCGCCGCCGCCCCCGAGGACGGCGGTGTCCCCTCCGCCGACGCCCCCGAAGGCGCAGCCGCACCCCGCCCCGTCCTGATCGTCGACCAGTTCGAAGAAGCGTTCACTCTCTCCTCCGACGAAGCCGACCGGCGGACCCTCGTGCAGCTGCTCACCGCGGCGTGCACGCCCGGGGAGGAGGGCGGGGCGGCGCCCCTGGTCGTGGTCCTCGGGGTGCGGGCGGACTTCTACGAGCAGTGCCTCGGGTATCCCGAACTGGCGGACGCGCTGCAGCACCGGCACATGGTGCTGGGGCCGTTGACGACGGCGGAGCTGCGGGAGGCGGTGACCGGTCCCGCCAAGGCCGTGGGGCTGGAGATGGAACCGGGGCTCGCGGAACTGATCGTGCGGGAGGTGAGCGCGGACGGTCCACGCGGGGCGCACGACGCGGGTGTGCTCCCCCTGCTCTCGCACGCCCTGCTGGTGACCTGGCAGCGGCGCAAGGCGGGGCGGCTGACACTGGCCGGCTACCGGGCGGCGGGCGGTATCCAGGGCGCGGTGGCGGCGACCGCCGAGCGGGCCTGGTCGGGGCTGGACCCGGCGGCCCGTACGGCGGCGCGCCTGGTGCTGCTGCGGCTGGTCCGGCTGAACGAGGACACGCAGGCCACCCGGCGCCGCGGCACCCGGCGGCAGCTCGCGGACGGGTCGGCGGACCCGGCGAAGACCGAGGAGTCGCTGGAGGCGATGGCCCGCGCCCGGCTGCTGACGCTCGACGCGGAGACCGTGGAGATCACCCACGAGGCGCTGCTGCACGCCTGGCCCCGCCTGCGCGGGTGGATCGACGAGGGCCGCAACGACCATCTGCTGCGGCAGCGCCTGGAGGAGGACGGCCGGGCCTGGGAGGACTCCGAGCGCGACTCCTCCCTGCTCTACCGGGGCTCGCGGCTCGAACAGGCGCACAGCTGGGCCAAGGCAACCAAGGACGCCGGGGACACCTTCCTGACCCGGAGCGCGGTGGAGTTCCTGGCCGCCTCGGTGCGTCTGCGCCGGCGTACGGTCCGGATCAGGCGGAGCGCGGTGGCGGCGCTGGTGGCGTTCGCGCTGGTGGCCGTGGGGTCGGCGGTGGTCGCCTGGCAGCAGCGCAACGACGCGGTGTTCGAACAGGTGGTGGCGCAGGCCGATCGTGTCCAGTACTCCGACCCCTCGCTCTCCGCCCAGCTCGACCTGGTCGCGCACGGCCTGCGGCCCGACGACGAGGGCACCAACAACCGGCTCGTCTCGATCGTCAACGCGCCCCTGGCCACCCCGGCGCTCGGCCACGGCGGCGCCGTCTACCTCACCTCGTTCAGCCCCGACGGGAAGCACCTGGCCACCGCCAGCTACGACCGGACCGTACGGCTCTGGGACGTGGCCGACCCGTCCCGGCCCGAGGCGCTGGGCAAGCCCCTGACCGGCCACGGCAGCTGGGTCAGCAGCGCGGTCTTCGCGCCGGACGGCCGTACGCTCGCCAGCGCCGGCGACGACGGCACGATCCGGCTGTGGGACGTGCGCGACCCGCGAGCGCCGCGCACCCTGGGCGCGCCGCTGACCGGGCACGACGGCACGATCTTCCTGATCGCGTTCAGCCCGGACGGCAGGACCCTGGCGTCCGTGGGCGAGGACCGGACCGTACGGCTGTGGGACGTGAGCGATCCGGCGCGCGCGACGGCGCTCGGCGCGCCGCTCACCGGGCACAGCGCGCCGGTGCGCGCCGTCGCGTTCAGCCCGGACGGGAAGACACTGGCCACCGGGGGCGACGACGACACCATCCGGTTGTGGGACGTGGCCGATCCACGTGATCCGGAGTCCCTCGGCACCGCCCTCAAGGGCCATACGAGCCTGGTGCACTCGCTGGCCTTCAGCCCGGACGGGCGGACGCTGGCCAGCGGCAGTTCGGACAACACGGTCCGGCTCTGGGACGTGGCCCGGCCACGGCGGGCGAGCGCGCTCGGGACGCCGCTGACCGGGCACACCGGCCCCGTCTGGTCCGTGGCCTTCAGCCCCGACGGGAGGCTGCTCGCCGCCGCCAGCGCGGACAGTACGGCGAGCCTGTGGAACGTCGCCGACCCGGCGTTCCCGTCCCAGGTCGGCGAGCCCCTTTCCGGGGCCAGCGGGGAGATGTTCGCCCTGGGGTTCAGCCCGGACGGGCGGACCCTCGCCACCGGGAGCGGGGACAGCAAGGTCCGGCTGTGGTCGGTGCCGACCGCCGACATGGTCGGGCGGGGCGGCGTGTTCCGGCCGGACGGACGGGTGCTGGCCACGGCCGGGCGCGACGGCCGGATCCGGCTGTGGAACGTGGCGCGGCCCGGCCGGCCCGTGCTGCTGGGGAAGCCGTTCACGCCGCGGGACCCCGGCAACCGCTCCCTGGCGTTCTCGCCCGACGGCCGCACCCTCTCCGTCGTGGCGGGAAACCGGGCCCTGTACCTGTGGGACGTCGGCGACCCCGCCCGCCCCGTCCTGCGGGGATCGCCCCTTCCGCTGCGCATCCGGTACACCGACGCCCAGGCCTACAGCCCCGACGGACGGGTCCTGGCCACCTCCTACGGCGACCACGACGTCCAGCTGTGGGACGTCAGCGACCCGTCCCGGCCCACGTCCCTCGGCAAGCCCCTCACCGGCCACAAGGGCTACATCCTCGCCCTCGTCTTCGGCCCCGACGGCAGGACGCTCGCCAGCGGCAGCGCCGACGGCACGATCCGGCTCTGGAATGTGGCCGATCCAGCCCGCTCCACCCGGCTCGACGGGCCCCTCACCGCGCACCGCGGCGCGGTCAGCGACCTCGTCTTCAGCCCGGACGGCAGGACGCTGGCCAGCGGGGGCGGTGACGACACGGTCCGGCTCTGGGACGTCTCCGACCCCGGCCGGACGGCCCCGCTGGGCTCCCCGCTCGTCGGCCACACGGAGTCGGTCGTGTCGCTGACCTTCAGCCCGGACGGCCGGACCCTGGCCAGCGGCGGCAACGACAGCACCGTCCATCTCTGGGACGTCGCCCGCCCCGCCGACGCCTCCCCCATCGGCCAGGCGATGAGCCCCAACGCCAAGACCGGGCAGTTCCTCTCCTTCAGCCCCGACAGCCACATGCTCGGGGTGTCCAGCGGCGCCGACACCGTACGGCTGTGGAATCTGGACGTCGACGACGCCGTACGGCACATCTGCTCGACGACGCGCGGGGTGCTCACACGGGAGAAGTGGGACGAGTATCTGCCGCGGCTGTCGTACGAGCCGCCGTGCGCGGGGGCCTGA
- a CDS encoding cytochrome P450 family protein, whose product MTDPLRDPRFFADPYPTYARLREAAPVGMVPTGSGARHSCLITGYAEAREAFADPRLSKDTTRFFAGRPSQRDLHPALSRNMLATDPPRHARLRALVTKAFTTGAVARLRPRIAALVDELLDAWPDHGTVDLVADLAVPLPVTVICEMLGVPESDRAAVRTWSSDLFDAADPRRIDAASHAVGDYMTDLVATKRASPGTSLLDDLIAVRDGEDRLTEDELVSLAVLLLIAGHETTTNFIGNAALALLRHPEALARLRAEPQLLGGALDELLRLDPPVQIATFRYSTQALTLGGTEIPEGVPVLIAPGAANRDPGRFPDPDRLDLSRDATGHLAFGHGIHRCLGAPLARAEAELALQALLTRFPNARLAPPTAPLHWRHTRLLRGLTALPLTL is encoded by the coding sequence GTGACCGACCCCCTGCGGGACCCGAGGTTCTTCGCCGACCCCTATCCGACCTACGCCCGCCTGCGCGAAGCGGCACCGGTGGGCATGGTGCCCACCGGTTCGGGCGCCCGCCACAGCTGCCTGATCACGGGATACGCCGAGGCCCGGGAGGCATTCGCCGACCCCAGGCTCTCGAAGGACACCACGCGGTTCTTCGCCGGCCGGCCGTCGCAGCGCGACCTCCACCCAGCGCTCTCCCGGAACATGCTCGCCACCGACCCCCCGCGGCACGCCCGACTGAGGGCCCTGGTGACCAAGGCGTTCACCACGGGGGCGGTCGCCCGGCTGCGCCCTCGCATCGCCGCCCTGGTCGACGAGTTGCTCGACGCCTGGCCGGACCACGGAACGGTGGACCTCGTCGCGGACCTCGCCGTACCCCTGCCCGTCACCGTCATCTGCGAAATGCTGGGGGTGCCCGAGTCCGACCGCGCAGCCGTACGCACCTGGTCGAGCGACCTGTTCGACGCCGCAGACCCCCGACGGATCGACGCCGCCTCACACGCCGTCGGCGACTACATGACCGACCTCGTCGCCACCAAGCGCGCCTCGCCCGGCACCAGCCTGCTCGACGACCTCATCGCCGTACGGGACGGCGAGGACCGTCTGACCGAGGACGAACTCGTGTCGCTCGCCGTCCTCCTGCTCATCGCCGGCCACGAGACCACGACCAACTTCATCGGCAACGCGGCCCTGGCCCTGCTGCGGCACCCCGAGGCACTCGCGCGACTGAGGGCCGAGCCGCAGCTGCTGGGCGGGGCGCTGGACGAGTTGCTGCGCCTCGACCCACCGGTCCAGATCGCCACGTTCCGCTACAGCACGCAGGCGCTCACGCTCGGCGGCACCGAGATCCCCGAGGGCGTCCCGGTCCTCATCGCACCCGGCGCCGCCAACCGCGACCCCGGCCGATTCCCCGACCCCGACCGGCTCGACCTCTCCCGCGATGCCACCGGCCACCTCGCCTTCGGCCACGGCATCCACCGCTGCCTGGGAGCCCCCCTGGCCCGCGCCGAGGCCGAACTCGCCCTCCAAGCCCTCCTCACCCGCTTCCCCAACGCCCGCCTGGCACCCCCCACGGCCCCCCTGCACTGGCGCCACACCCGCCTACTGCGCGGCCTCACCGCCTTGCCCCTCACTCTCTGA